A region of Deltaproteobacteria bacterium DNA encodes the following proteins:
- the mnmH gene encoding tRNA 2-selenouridine(34) synthase MnmH yields the protein MMAVNYYNGELKSLFLEDIPLIDVRSPVEFAQGAFPGAINIPILDNEQRHKVGLCYKNEGREEAIKLGYSLVYGDDRKGKTGRWLQVADKSSVVVIYCFRGGLRSQIAQSWLKEEGREVALVKGGYKRLRNYLINKLEEEVENNRFFVISGYTGSGKTTILNNLINEGYKGIDLEGFANHRGSAFGHNPTAQPTQINFENAVFIALLKEEKKTSSFILIEDESATIGGVTLPHSLYEKKKQSPVFVLKIPRPDRAKIILNEYVKARWEIIKDEHDPYGALYKIYSAPFEKIKKRLGGLLYSECISDLENAIEEMKTSGSFHLHKIWIEKLLYHYYDPLYAKGLARKKEHIVGEGSEEEMREFLKKWK from the coding sequence ATGATGGCTGTTAATTATTACAATGGAGAACTAAAAAGTCTCTTTCTCGAGGATATTCCGCTAATTGATGTAAGATCTCCTGTAGAGTTCGCCCAGGGTGCTTTCCCCGGAGCAATCAATATTCCCATACTCGATAACGAACAGCGCCATAAGGTGGGGCTCTGCTATAAAAATGAAGGCAGGGAGGAGGCTATAAAGCTCGGATACAGCCTCGTATACGGTGACGACAGAAAGGGAAAGACCGGCAGGTGGCTTCAGGTAGCGGATAAATCATCTGTTGTCGTTATTTATTGTTTCAGAGGGGGCTTACGGTCCCAAATCGCCCAGAGCTGGCTTAAGGAGGAGGGGAGGGAGGTGGCCCTTGTAAAAGGCGGCTACAAGCGACTCAGGAACTATCTTATAAATAAGCTGGAAGAAGAGGTCGAAAATAATAGATTTTTTGTTATCTCAGGATATACGGGGTCGGGAAAAACAACAATTTTGAATAACCTCATTAATGAAGGTTATAAGGGGATCGATCTTGAAGGCTTTGCCAATCACCGCGGTTCCGCCTTCGGTCATAATCCCACAGCCCAGCCGACACAGATAAACTTCGAAAATGCCGTCTTCATTGCATTGCTAAAGGAAGAGAAAAAAACGTCATCCTTTATCCTTATTGAAGATGAAAGTGCTACCATAGGAGGGGTAACTCTGCCTCATTCACTCTATGAAAAGAAGAAACAATCACCCGTTTTTGTCCTCAAAATCCCCCGTCCCGACAGGGCTAAAATTATTTTAAATGAGTATGTTAAGGCCAGATGGGAGATCATCAAAGACGAGCATGATCCTTACGGGGCGCTCTATAAAATTTACAGCGCCCCCTTTGAGAAAATAAAAAAGCGTCTTGGAGGACTCCTCTATTCAGAGTGCATCAGCGATCTTGAAAATGCTATAGAAGAGATGAAAACAAGCGGCTCTTTTCACCTCCATAAAATCTGGATAGAAAAGCTGCTTTATCATTATTATGATCCGCTCTATGCCAAGGGACTGGCGAGAAAAAAGGAACATATCGTCGGTGAGGGAAGTGAGGAGGAAATGAGAGAGTTTTTGAAGAAATGGAAGTAA